The Paraburkholderia largidicola DNA segment CCACGGCTCCGCAATCAGCTTCACGCTGGAGATGATCGGGTCCTGCCGGCAGCTGTCCAGAAAGCCGCCGCCTTCGTCGAAACCGTACGGCTCGCGCCCGAGGATGGTCGCAAGATCGAAGCGGAAACCGTCGACGTTCATCTCCGTCACCCAGTAGCGCAGACTGTCCGTGACCATCTGCAGCACACGCGGATGCGAGAGGTTCAGCGTGTTGCCCGTGCCCGTGTCGTTGATGTAATAGCGGCACTCGTCGGGCATGAGCCGGTAGTACGACGCGTTGTCGATGCCGCGAAACGACAGCGTCGGCCCGCGCTCGTTGCCTTCGGCCGTGTGGTTGTACACGACGTCGAGTATCAGTTCGAGTCCGGCATCATGCAGCCGGTCGATCATCTCCTTGAACTCTTCGATCACGCCGGGGCCGCGCGCAAAGTAACGCGGATCGGCCGCGAAAAAGCCGATGGTGTTATAGCCCCAGTAGTTCGTCAGCCCTTTGTCGAGCAGGTATGAATCGTTGACGAACGAATGGATCGGCAGCAGTTCGATCGTCGTCACGCCGACGCGTTTGATATGGTCGATCACGGCTTTGTGCGCGAGGCCGTCGAAGGTGCCGCGCATCTTTTCGGGCACATCGGGATGCAGCTTCGTATAGCCGCGCACGTGCGTCTCGTAGACGATCGTGCGATCCCACGGCACGCGCACGCGCGTCGGATGGGTCCAGTTGAACGTCTGGTCGACCACCTGGCACTTCGGCATGAACGCCGCGCTGTCGCGCTCGTCGAACGTGAGGTCGTCTTCCGTTTCGAGCGTATAGCCGAACAGCGACGGGTCCCAGCGCAACGACCCGACATGCGCCTTCGCATACGGGTCGAGCAACAGCTTGTTCGGATTGAAGCGATGCCCCGCTTCAGGCTCATACGGGCCATGCACGCGGTAGCCATACACCGTGCCCGGCTTCAGGCCGGCCATGTGCACATGCCACACTTCGTCGGTGTATTCGGGCAGTTCGATCCGCTCGAGTTCCTTCTTTCCTTCATCGTCGAACAGGCACAACTCGACCTTCGTCGCATGCGCGGAAAACAGCGCGAAATTGACCCCTCTGCCATCCCAGGTCGCGCCGAGCGGAAACGGCAGGCCCTCGGAAATGCGGGAATCGGTTGGCATAGTGGTATTCCTCAGGGCGAATTGGATGGGCGTGACGCGTCATGTCTGCGTGGACACAGCAACATGGACGTTTAGCAATCGTTGTGCCTGACAGGTCAATGAAACCCCAATCAAAACCCATGAAGCGCTCCGCGCAGAACCCGCAACGCTTATGCGAGAATGACGTGACCGTCACATGGAGCAAGCATGTCGAACGTATCGCGCGTCAACGAAGAGCCCACCGCAGACATGGACCGTGCGATGGTCGATTGCGCCCGCGAGCCGATCCACATTCCGGGCGGCATCCAGCCGCATGGCTTTCTCTTCTGCGTGACCGATGAAGGCATCGTCATTCAGGTCAGCGCGAACGTTGCATCGCTCGTGCACACGCCGTTGGAGGACGTGCTCGGCAAGCCTCTGTCAGGCGTGCTCGGCGAAGCGGCTTCACTGGCCATCACCGCGCTCGCATCGCTCGATACGGAAGGCGTGCCGCTCTACGTCGGCTCGATCGACGACCCGCGCCGTGCGGCGAAGCCCGGGGTACATCTCTCGCCGCTCGCCATCGTCGTGCATCGCTATCAGGGCATCGCCTTCGTCGAACTGGAACCGGCGCGCGGCACGGCCGATGTGTTCTCGTCGATGTACCCGCTGGTGCGTACCTTCATCAACCGCTTGCAGGAAGTGCAGAGCGTGGCCGATCTGGCCGCGCTCGCCGCGCAGGAAGTGCAGCGCATCACCGGCTACGGGCGCACGCTGGTCTACGACTTCGACGACGAAGGCAACGGCCACGTGATTGCCGAAGCGCTCGACGAAGGCTACCCGTCGTACATGGATCAGCGCTTTCCCGGCTCCGACATTCCGCCGCAAGCGCGCGCGCTCTACGTGCGCAACCGCATCCGTCTGATCGCGGATGCGGACTACGCGCCCGCGCCGCTCGTGCCCGCGCTGAATCCCGTCACGCAGGCGCCGACCGATCTCACTTACGCGTCGCTGCGGAGCGTGTCGCCCGTGCATGTGCAATACATGAAGAATATGGGCACAGGGTCGTCGATGTCGATGTCGATCGTGGTGCGTGGAAAGCTGTGGGGGTTGATCTCATGCCATCACGCCAGCGCACGCGTGCCGCCTTTCGAAGTGCGCACCGCGTGCGAGCACATCGCGCAGGTGCTGTCGCTGCAGGTCGAAGCGAAGGAAGATTACGCGGAAGCCGAGCACCGCCTCGAACTGCGTCGCCGCCAGTCGCGCCTGCTTGCGACGATGGCGAACACCGATCACTTCATCGACGCGCTCACGAACGATCCGCGCGAACTGCTCGCGCTGACCAATTCGACGGGCGCGGCGATCGTGTTCGACGGACGCATCGTGTCCATCGGCAACGCGCCCGACGAAGCGACCATCGAGCAACTCGTGGCGTGGCTCGACACGCAAAGCGACGACATCTGGTCGACCGACGATCTCGCGCATGCATGGGGACGCCCGGCGAATCCCGAATACGCGGGCATGCTCGCCTTGTCAATTTCGAAGCTGTTTCGCAACTACGTGATCTGGTTTCGCGCGGAGGTGGTGCGCACGCTCAAATGGGCGGGCGATCCGCGCGCGAAGCTGTCGTCGCTGTCGGCGTCGCTATCGCCGCGCGAGAGCTTCGAAACATGGACCGAAACCGTGCGCGGACGCTCTGCACCGTGGCGGCAGGCCGAACTCGAAATCGCAGTCGAGTTTCGCACCGCGCTGCTCGGCATCGTGCTGGGGCGCGCCGAAGAGCTGGCGCAGCTCGCGCTGGAACTCGGCCGCGCTAACCAGGAACTCGAAGGTTTTTCGTACACGGTGTCGCACGATCTGCGCGCGCCGCTGCGGCACATCGTCGGCTTCGCCGATCTGCTGCGCGAGATGGACAGCGCGAAACTCTCGGATCGCGGCCGCCATTTCGTCGAGCGCATCATCGGCGCCGCGCGCTTCGGCGGCAAGCTGGTCGACGATCTGCTCGCGTTCTCGCAGATGGGCCGCGCCGCGCTGCGTCCGCAAAGCATCGATCTGCGCGCACTCGTGCAGACGCTGGCTGCCGACGAGCAGCGCAACACGGGCGACCGTGCGATCGAATGGCACGTCGGCGATCTGCCGGAAGTCACGGCGGACCCCGTGCTGCTCCATGTCGTGCTGCGGAACCTGATCGAGAATGCAGTAAAATTCAGCCGCCTTCGCGACCATCCCCAGGCCCCTGCCATCATCGAGATTTCGAGCAAGGCGGGTGAAGGCGAGTTTGCGGGACAGCGCGTCGTGTTCGTGCGCGATAACGGCGTCGGCTTCGACATGCGCTATGTCGACAAGCTGTTCGGCGTGTTCCAGCGGCTGCATCGCGCGGAAGAATTCGAGGGGACGGGCATCGGGCTTGCAAGCGTGCGACGTATCGTCGAACGTCATGGCGGCAAGACGTGGGCAGAAGGAAAACTGAACGAAGGCGCGACCATCTATTTCACGTTGCCGCTGACGTTTTCGCCCGATATGCCCGTGCGCGACGAGAGCGCGACTGCGGCCGTAGCGCGGCTCGCGGCGCTGTCGCCGGGTCAGCCGTTCAGGCCCGTGCCGAAGGAACTCAATCCCGAGTCGAACGCGGACCCGGCTCCAGATGGCGCGAACGACGCCAGGCGCGAATGACGCGCTCATGCTAACGAGGAACTACGCGTGCTAAGACCTATCCTGCTGGTGGAAGACAACATCAACGACATCGAGTTGACGCTCATTGCGCTAGAAAAAACGCGCCTCGCGAACCCAGTCGTATCGATTCGCGACGGCGCCGAAGCGCTCGATTACCTGCGGCGCGAAGGTCAGTACGCGGACCGCAAGGACGAGAATCCCGCCGTCATTCTGCTCGACAAGAAACTGCCGAAAATCGATGGCCATGAAGTGCTGAAACACGTGCGCGCCGACGACAAGCTCAAGCGCATTCCTGTCGTGATGCTCACGTCGTCGCGCGAAGAAAAAGATCTGCTGCGCAGCTATGATCTCGGTGTGAATGCCTACGTCGTGAAGCCCGTCGAATTCGACGACTTCATGGCCGCGATCAACGACCTCGGCATGTTCTGGGCCGTGCTCAACGAGCCGCCGCCTTACCGATAACGATACAGCGGCAGCGTCACCCTGAACGTCGCGCCCTGCCCGCGGCCCGCGCTTTCCGCCGTCACGCTGCCGTGATGCAGATCGACCAGATGCTTGACGAGCCACAGCCCGAGTCCGAGGCCCGCGACGCGTCCGCCGCTTTCCGGGTTGATCTGCTCGAAGCGCTCGAAAATGCGCGCCAGCGCAGCGGGCTCGATACCGCAGCCCGTATCGCGCACGCTCAGTTCCGCCTGCTGGCCGTCGACCGTCACACTGAGCTCGACCTCGCCCTGCGCGCAGAACTTGACGGCATTCGACAACAGATTCCACGCGATCTGCTTCATCCGGCTTTCGTCGGCCATCACGACGCACGGCGCCAGTTCGCCGACCTGTAGCCGCAGCCCTTTCGATTCCGCCGTCATGCGGATGTCCTCGGCGACGTTGCCCGCGAGCGCGCCGAGGTCGACGGGTTGCAGGCTCACCGAGAGCTTGCCCGTCGCGATCGCGCCGCTATCGAGCAGATCGTCGACCATGTGCGACAGCTGATGCGCATTGCGTTCGATCACACCCGCCGCGCGCGCCACATGGGAAGGATCGGCTGCGCGCTGCAGCAGCGTCGTCCACGACACGATCGCGCCGAGCGGCGAACGCAGTTCGTGACTCACGGCTGTGACGAAGTGATCCATGGCGCGCGCCACTTCGTCGCTGTGTTGTCTGGCGCGCTTCTCGGATTCGGCGATGGCGCGCTGTTCGAGCTCGGCCTCCTTGCGCGACGTGATGTCGAGCGTGAAGCCGATGATCGCCTTCAGTGTTTCGTCCGTCTGATAACGGCCGAGGCCGCGCAGCAGAATCCAGTGCACCGAGCGGTCGGGCCACGTGACGCGGAACTCCACTTCGAAATGCTCGCGCTGGGCGAGCGCGCGATCCATCGCCTCTTTCACGCGCGCACGGTCGGCTTCGTCGACGAGTTCATCGAACAGCAGCGTCTGCGTCAACGTGTCCGACGGCGCGAGACCGAGGTTCACCTTGCATTGATCGGTGCCTTCGACCATGCCCGTGGCCGGGTCCAGTTCCCACGCGCCCACATGGGCGAACGCGAGCGCCTGCCGCAACTGCTCGCGATGCGCGCGCAGTTCCGCATTCGCCTCGTCGACCAGCACCTGACGCAAGCGTGCCTGCGAACGCAGCTTGGCGCGCTCGCGCTGATCGCGCTCGGTGACGGCAATCGAATCGCTGACATCCATCACGCACAGGCCGATCAGCGGCGCACTGCCGTCGCCGGCATCGATCAGCGACGTGCGCACCTGCCAGTAACGTGGCGTCAGCGTGTCGTCGCGGCGGTCCGGGGCGGGCGTGTCGTAGCGCAGCTGCGGCGAAAGGCGGGTTTCGCCTGGCGCAAGACCGGGCAGCATCGAGTCGAGCCAGTTGCGTCGCAAATCGCGTTGCGATTGCGAACCGAACTGGTTGATGTCGTAGACGGAACGACCCTGGATATCAGACAGCGTGACGCCATGCATCTGGCGATAACGTGCGTTCGCCAGCACGACTTCAAACTGCTCGTCGAGGATCAGCCATGCATCCGGCAACAGTTCGAACACCTGCGTGGTGTTCACCGGCAACGCGACGCGCTGTTGGCTGGTTAATCTGTCCATAGACTCGCAGTCTACCCGAAAGAAACGGGACATATGGACACCGCCGGCAAACTTGCGGCGGGTTGTCGTGCACGTGTTCCGCAACGCGGAATCCGGAATAGTCGACACCGCAGCGCGTCAGAACTTACAACGACGCGGATACTTTTTGCTAAACGTTCTTACTTGCAAAACATCTGCCTCCCGCGTGCCATGCGCACCTGCACGGAACGCAACGACGAGCGGAAAGTCCCGCTGCGTACGGCGCCGGGCCACGTGCGGCAGTGCGGCGAAGGGTCCGCGCAGAAGCCTCAAACGTATCGCCGGTCGCATTGGCACGGGTCATGCATGCGTGCAAACCAATTGACGATGACGTTTCGCGTGCACCCGATCCCGGCTGCGCGATCAGAAGTTTGCCTGTACATATGGATTCCAACGCACTATCGGACAGCCACCTCCCTACCATCCTGCTCATCGATGACGAGCCGGACCTGCTAATCGCGTGGGCCCTTCTCCTCGAACTCGAGGGTTTCCACGTACTCACGGCCTTCGAGCCACGCAAAGGTGTCGAGCTTGCGCAGCGCGTGCATCCCGCACTCGTCATCACGGATCTGATGATGCCCGGCATGGACGGCGCCGAGGTTTGCCGCATGCTCAAGAACGATCCCGACCTCGACGGCATGCCCGTGATCCTGTGGAGCGCATCGACCGATATTCCGACCGACCTGGACTGCGAATGCACGCTGCACAAGCCCGTCGCGCGCGAGACTTTGCTGGATCAGGTCGATCTGCTGCTGGGCCGTCTTCACGACGGCGCCAGGCCGGTGCGCAGCGGGGGCGATGCGTCGTTGAACTAGCGCCCCCTGATCAGGCCGCCCGCGTTTCCGGAAGCAATCCAATCAGGCGATCGAACGCGTCCTTCGCACCCTCGCATGCGCGCGCGATGTCGTGCGGCGTGACGACCTGCACGCGCATGGCATCGATGAACTGCTTCCAGCGCGGTCCTGGCGGTACGCCGTTGCCGCTCAGATAGCGCAACGGATGCGGTGCGAGCGTCTCGCTCAAACGCCGGTAAAGCACGGTGCCGCCCAGCTGCGATCCCTCGATCACATAACACACGCCCCAGCGATAGGCGGCGTCGTTCGCGTCGGGCAGCACGGCGTATTCGAGCGGCTCATCCGCTAGCGCCCCGCTACGCAATGACGGGTCGGCGATATCCTCTTCGATCAACGGCATCCGCGCCACGAATGGCAAGGCGCGTTGCGGGCCATCGTCGAAGTTCACGAGCCATTGTTCCAGCGGCGCGAGCCACGCAGCCACTAGTTGCAGATGCAAGCGATAGTCACGCAAAGTCGGCGTGTCGCCCGAAAGCGGCATTGCAGAATCGATCAGTGCATGGCGGCTGCCCGTTGCTTCGCGCAACGCGGCGAGCACATCGAGGGTATCGGTAGAAGATGTTGAAGGCGGCAGACTCACGCAAGATTTCCGTATCGGTATGGACGGTTCATTCTAATGGCGACGGGCAACACGCGCCGCGCAATCAGACATGAACTCGACATAAAAACGGGCCGCGCTGTCACGCGGCCCTGCGGGCTTCGCCCGTCTGTTTATCCGCTCCCTATGATCGAACGGCCGGGCGGCCAGCAGCGCCGCCCCGGCAACGCCACGATCAGTGCGCGATCAGTGCTTACGGTTTTCGCGTGCGATGTCCTTTGCGTCTTCCTTCGCATCGCCATATGACTTCTGCATTTCGCCGGCGCCTTGCTGCAGATCGCCCTTGAGTTCCTGGCTACGGTTGCCCGTGGCCTTGCCGACAGCCTCGTTGACCTTGCCCTTGACCTTCTCAGCGGTACCCTTCACTTGATCCTTGTTCATGGCTGACTCCGTCTGGTTAGCCGACGCAACGGTTGCGCCAGTCACCGGGATTCGAGCATCCGCTGTGCCTGACCCGTGCCGCGGTCGTTTCAACCGACCGCGGGCGCACGCGTTTCGAGCGCGCGGAGCATTTCGTCGAGCCTGTGGGCGCGCGAGCGTTGCGATGGCACGAGCCGGGCCGCAAGCACGGCGTTGAGCCGGGTGCGCCAGTATGAAAGTGGGAAGCGGTGTTCGGCGCCCATACGGGCGAGGACCCGTTCGAGATGTTGCAGCTCGCTTTCCAGTTGGTAGTTATCCATAGTCGAACCCCTGATATTGTTTGAGCCTGAGGGGCATATGCGTAGCGCTCGTCACGTCGATCGCGGCGGAACAGGCCACGCATGCGCTGGCCCTTATACAGCACCCGCCATACCCGGATGCAATGTGCATCGCGGGCACGCTAGACGTAGGGGCGCTCGCGCATCCACTTCGTCATGATCCACTTGTCGCCGCTCGTGACGGGCGCGCCGCCGTGCAGCGTCAGCGGATCGAGCTGGCGGCGCCCGTTCATGTAACGGAAGTAGATCGCGCCGCCTTGCCGCGCCATCACCGCGAGCCCTGCGTCCGGAAACACCGTCTCGCCGCCGCCTTCGACGTCGCTCAGATAGACGATCAGCGTCGCGACGCGCTGGCCGCCGCGCGCCGTATGCAACGCACTGCCGTTCTGGCCGGGCGGAAAATAGTCGAAATGCGGACGGTACTCGCCGCCTTGCCGGTAGTGCAAAATCTGCAGGCCTTCGCCGTGCTCGAGCGGCCAGTTCATCAACTCGGAAATACGTCGATCCAGCCGTTCGACGAACGCGTCCTCGCAGCGCTGGAACCAGAAGCCTTCGCTGGTGCGCAGCTGGATCACGTCTTCGCTGCCGTTCTCGGGATTGACGGTAGTCGAGCGCTTCAGCCGGTGCCGCGCGCGTTCGATCAGCTCGGCGCATTCTTCGCCCGACAGCACGTCGTCGAACGCGATCACCTGCGGACGCTCGAAGCGTATGCGCACCGTCACGTCACGGTCGTACGCGTGCACCGTGTTGCCCGCCGCGACGGGACAGGCATCGTAGTCATAGGCACGCGCTTCGTCGTCCGGCAATGCAAGGACGGCGGCCACCGCGCCCGTCTCCGATGCCGCACGACGCACGATTTCACGCGCCGCGTCGATCTCGAAGCCGCCTTGCACCATCGCCTCGACCATCGATTCCGGCGTGCACCCGCGGCTCACGTTGGTCGCCAGCCATTCCCGCCATGCCGCATCCATCTCGCGCATCACATCCCCCGCTGCTTCGTTGCCGCGCCCGCCGGGCCTCGTTCAGGACAGGCTCGACGCGCGTTCATAGTCCGTTCATGTTGCCTTCGCGCGGAACGCGGCCAGCCCGCGTTTCGCCTGCGCGCGGACCGCGTTCTGCACGAAAGGTGTCCAGCCGAGCAGCGCGCCCTTCGCGCCCAGTGCCTGACTCGCCCAGCGCCACAGATCGAAACGGTCGTGATGCTCGACGATCAGTCCGTCGCGAAACACGAAACGGGCGTCGATCGGATTGACCACGGTTCTGCCTGTCTGGCTGAACACATAACTCGCGACCCAATGCGCGCTGCCGCTGTCGCCGTCGGCGACGACATGGCTGAAGGCCAGCGTGAACTCCTGCGCACGCGACACCAGCATGCGCCACATGTCGGTCACTTCGCCGCCGTGCAGCTCGCCGAACACGGGGTCGCTGAACGTCACGTCGGGCGCGTAGCACGCTGCCATTGCGTCGACATCGCGCCGCTGGAATGCTTCGTAGAATCGCTCGATCAATGCCGCATTGGGATGAGTCATCTCGGTCTTGTGCTCGCCGTTTTCGTTTTTGCCAGCCTGTGTCTACCAGAGCCTGCCGCTCCGACGGCGCCGCATGTCAGCGCATGTCAGCGCATGTCGGCGCATCGTTCGGGACGTCAGTGCCATTCATCCAAGGTACAACACGCCCGTGCGATTGCGCAATCGTTCAGATATGTCGCCGTCTTACGCCGCGGCCGGGTCCGAGCGATGAATCGCGATGCCTTCCATCGGGTCCGGTTCCTCGCGCCACGGCGCGCGTTCGATCATCCGTTGCGCGTCGGCGTAGCCCGCTTCCCAGCGGCGGCGGATGCCGTCCTTCGAAAAGTCGATGTCCTTGTGCATATCGTCGTGTCCGAAGTTCGGCGCGTCGAGTTCGATCACCTGCATCGTCGTGCCGCAGCCCCAATTCAGCAGTTCCTTGACGGCAGCCGTGTCGCGCTGATCGTCGGGCAGATGCTTGCCGAGTTCGCGGATCACATGCCGCAGCCGGTGGATCTGCCGCTGCCGTTCGAGATGGCTCTCGGCACGGCTCGAATACTGGATGTCGCGCTGGCGGCTCATCGCCTGCTGGATCGACGCGGGTTCATCGCCATGCGCGGGCCACAATTGCACGGTGAAGATCACGGAGCTGTGCCGCGGCCGGTCGTCGAGCACCGCTTCGAGCGGCGTGTTCGAATAGATGCCGCCGTCCCAATACGCCTCGCCGTCGATGCGCACGGAAGGAAAGCCCGGCGGAAACGCCGCCGACGCCATCACATGCTCGACGTCGAGCGGTGCGTCACGATTGGTGAAGTAGCGCATATGGCCGCTGCCCACGCTGACCGTGCCGACCGTCAGCCGCGTCTGCTTGCGGTTCAGATAATCGAAATCGATCAGCGACGCGAGCGTCTCGCGCAGCGGCTCGGTGTGATAGAACGCCGCCCGCTCGATGCCGACGGGCGCATGCAGCGCGAGCCACGCGTCGGCGCGCGGCGTGAAGAAGGCGGGCAAGCCTTGCGCCATGATCGACAGGTTACGCATCCACTGCTCGTAGCCGGGAATCCACGCGGCCCACGCGGTGGCCAGATACGCGGGCAAACCGGACGCGGCGCAGGCGGGCGCGCAGGCCGAAAGCCAGTCGGGCGCATGCTGGCCCGTCCACGTGACGCGGTCCCAGAATGTGCGCAGGCGGCTCATCCGGTCTTCGGGGCGGTTGCCCGCGATGATCGCGCCGTTGATTGCGCCGATCGACGTGCCGATCACCCAGTCGGGCTCGATCCCGGCATCGTGCAGCGCTTCGAATACGCCCGCCTGATAGGCGCCCAGCGCGCCGCCGCCTTGCAGCACCAGCACGACCTGGGCGTCGATCCCGGGATGCGAGGACGCGCCGCGCGTTTCCTCGCTCTTGCGCACCCGTGCGGAGGCGCGCGAGGCCTGCGCAGAAGGCTGCGCCGCCGCGTGCGCCGCGGTTTTCTTGACCATCGTGCTTCCCCGTCGAGAAACGAAGCGTTCATCTGGAGACCTGCGGCCGCGCCGCAGGCAGTCACACGATAGCGCACCTTTATTGCGCGCGCACTTCAAGTCGCGGGCCCTGGCGACGGCGTCGCCGTTCACGCGCCTGTCACAGCGACGTCACCGGCTGCGGCCCACGCCGCTATTTCGCGATCCGCAGAATCGCGGAAGCAAGCTGCGCGTAGCACGGCTTGATGGCGTCGGGGGTCGCGGCGTAGCAGTACACACCGACAGGCTGCGCCGCGTTGTAGCAGCGGCTCGGACCGTCGGCGACGTTGGCGATGCATTTGAGGATGTCCTGGCCCACCTCGCCGCTGCCCGCACCCGTCTTGGTCAGAAGAGACGGGCCGTAGCCGAGCGCGAACACGAAGATGCCTTCCGCGCGCGCCCTGGCCGCCATCATTTCCATCAGGTTGCGCGACGCGTTGTTCACGTTCGCGTATTTGATCAATATGTTCTTGGTTTGCGCCGCCGTGGGACCACTACTCCCAACGGGGCCGACGTAGGGCATCGAACTCGTGACGGTGCGCGTCAGTGTGCCCGCGATGGGCGACGCGGGCGTGATGGGCAGTGTCGAACTGGCGTCGGATGCGGCATGCACGTCGTAGGTCGCGGGCATGCTGGTCACGTTGTCCGCGTATATGTCGTGACAACTGCTTTGCTGGTTCTGCACCGTCATGCTGTTGAATGCACCCGGATTGTTCTGCATCGAACTCTTGCTCGTACCCGGCGGACTGTCGCTTGAAGTGATCGTATAACCACCCGTTGCGCAGGTCGTCGTCGAGCCACTGGTGAAGTTGGCCGCGAAGCTGTTCGGTGCGCCATCCGAGAAGAACACGATCACGCGCAGGCTCGACGGCTGCGTGATCACGTGATCGAGCTGATACTTCGCGTTCCACACCGCGTCCACCGAGGCCGTATTGCCGCCGAAGCTATAGCCATTGATCTTGTTCGTCATCGTCGTGCGGTCGAAGCCGCGGCTCTGGTCGCTCTTGAACGGCACGTCTACGACCGTGCCCGTCGCGAAGTGCATCAGCGACACGCGGTCGGTCGACGTGTTGAAGTTGTTGAGGAACGAGATCGATCCCGAACGCACGGCCGCCTGCGTCGTCGTATCGCTCATCGAACTCGTCACATCGACGACGAACGACATATCCAGATCGCGCCGGATCGCCTCGCCCGTGGTCGCCACATTGAGCAGCTTGAAACCCTGAATCTGCATCAGCGTGAGCGGCACGCTCGCCTGCGCGGCGAGATCGATGGTCACCGTGCCCTTGTTGATGTTGACCGACGGCGCACTGAGCGTGGCCGTCGAGCCGAGAAAGCCCTGCGGATAGTTCGCGGCGAAGAACGCATTCGCGGCCGTGGTGGCGTTGGTGATCTGCTCGGCCTGCGTCGCGCCACGCGTCACGGCCTGGCCCGCCGCGACCAGCGCGCCGTCCACCGCCGAATCCAGCCGCGCCTTGACCATGTAGCCCAGGCCCGCGTCGATCGCGAGTCCCGCGATACCGAGCAGCGCAATCAGCGACACCGCCACGAGTATGCTCACCGAGCCTTGCTGGCGCCTGAGCGCGCGCGTCTTTCTTGTGTATGTTTTCATTGCTTCCCCCGGTGCTTCGAACTGCCTGACCTTCAGAACACGCTCATCGAATACAGGTTCGGCGACAGCGCGGGCGTGGTGACACCGCCGCCCAGGTTGATTGCGCCGATCAGCGGCTGCTGCACATAGAAGCTTTCGACGGCATACGCGATCTGTCCGTCGGACAGCTTGCCCTTGAGCAGGTCGACCGCCTGCGCGGGCGTCTTGCCGCCGAGTCCGTTGCACGCACCGGTGCCGTCCGTGGCCCACGACGTGCCCGCCGTCGCGCAGTTCCAGATCTTGCTGGCCGCGCCGCTGTCGCTGCCGCCCGTCCATTTCCATTGCGCGACGACCGTGCCCGTGCAGCCGTTGCCTTTTGCGTCGCAGCCTTGCGAGCCCATGATTTCGGTGATGTAGATCATGCCGTTTGCGCTCATGTTGAGCGGCGGCGTGGTGGCTGCGAGCGACGACATGATGGTCTGCATCGGATACGTGCTCGCCGCGCGCGACGACAGGTTCGCGCCTTCCCGACTCACGTTGATGAGGATCATCTGCGCCTGAACGTTGCGCGCGATGTCGTAGAGCGGCAGCG contains these protein-coding regions:
- a CDS encoding biliverdin-producing heme oxygenase, which translates into the protein MSLPPSTSSTDTLDVLAALREATGSRHALIDSAMPLSGDTPTLRDYRLHLQLVAAWLAPLEQWLVNFDDGPQRALPFVARMPLIEEDIADPSLRSGALADEPLEYAVLPDANDAAYRWGVCYVIEGSQLGGTVLYRRLSETLAPHPLRYLSGNGVPPGPRWKQFIDAMRVQVVTPHDIARACEGAKDAFDRLIGLLPETRAA
- a CDS encoding CsbD family protein, with amino-acid sequence MNKDQVKGTAEKVKGKVNEAVGKATGNRSQELKGDLQQGAGEMQKSYGDAKEDAKDIARENRKH
- a CDS encoding 2OG-Fe(II) oxygenase, translated to MREMDAAWREWLATNVSRGCTPESMVEAMVQGGFEIDAAREIVRRAASETGAVAAVLALPDDEARAYDYDACPVAAGNTVHAYDRDVTVRIRFERPQVIAFDDVLSGEECAELIERARHRLKRSTTVNPENGSEDVIQLRTSEGFWFQRCEDAFVERLDRRISELMNWPLEHGEGLQILHYRQGGEYRPHFDYFPPGQNGSALHTARGGQRVATLIVYLSDVEGGGETVFPDAGLAVMARQGGAIYFRYMNGRRQLDPLTLHGGAPVTSGDKWIMTKWMRERPYV
- a CDS encoding nuclear transport factor 2 family protein, translating into MTHPNAALIERFYEAFQRRDVDAMAACYAPDVTFSDPVFGELHGGEVTDMWRMLVSRAQEFTLAFSHVVADGDSGSAHWVASYVFSQTGRTVVNPIDARFVFRDGLIVEHHDRFDLWRWASQALGAKGALLGWTPFVQNAVRAQAKRGLAAFRAKAT
- a CDS encoding patatin-like phospholipase family protein; its protein translation is MVKKTAAHAAAQPSAQASRASARVRKSEETRGASSHPGIDAQVVLVLQGGGALGAYQAGVFEALHDAGIEPDWVIGTSIGAINGAIIAGNRPEDRMSRLRTFWDRVTWTGQHAPDWLSACAPACAASGLPAYLATAWAAWIPGYEQWMRNLSIMAQGLPAFFTPRADAWLALHAPVGIERAAFYHTEPLRETLASLIDFDYLNRKQTRLTVGTVSVGSGHMRYFTNRDAPLDVEHVMASAAFPPGFPSVRIDGEAYWDGGIYSNTPLEAVLDDRPRHSSVIFTVQLWPAHGDEPASIQQAMSRQRDIQYSSRAESHLERQRQIHRLRHVIRELGKHLPDDQRDTAAVKELLNWGCGTTMQVIELDAPNFGHDDMHKDIDFSKDGIRRRWEAGYADAQRMIERAPWREEPDPMEGIAIHRSDPAAA
- a CDS encoding vWA domain-containing protein, which encodes MKTYTRKTRALRRQQGSVSILVAVSLIALLGIAGLAIDAGLGYMVKARLDSAVDGALVAAGQAVTRGATQAEQITNATTAANAFFAANYPQGFLGSTATLSAPSVNINKGTVTIDLAAQASVPLTLMQIQGFKLLNVATTGEAIRRDLDMSFVVDVTSSMSDTTTQAAVRSGSISFLNNFNTSTDRVSLMHFATGTVVDVPFKSDQSRGFDRTTMTNKINGYSFGGNTASVDAVWNAKYQLDHVITQPSSLRVIVFFSDGAPNSFAANFTSGSTTTCATGGYTITSSDSPPGTSKSSMQNNPGAFNSMTVQNQQSSCHDIYADNVTSMPATYDVHAASDASSTLPITPASPIAGTLTRTVTSSMPYVGPVGSSGPTAAQTKNILIKYANVNNASRNLMEMMAARARAEGIFVFALGYGPSLLTKTGAGSGEVGQDILKCIANVADGPSRCYNAAQPVGVYCYAATPDAIKPCYAQLASAILRIAK
- a CDS encoding TadE/TadG family type IV pilus assembly protein, translating into MKTRPRLKGRRYARGHAKGIVSVEFALLLPLLLGIALPLYDIARNVQAQMILINVSREGANLSSRAASTYPMQTIMSSLAATTPPLNMSANGMIYITEIMGSQGCDAKGNGCTGTVVAQWKWTGGSDSGAASKIWNCATAGTSWATDGTGACNGLGGKTPAQAVDLLKGKLSDGQIAYAVESFYVQQPLIGAINLGGGVTTPALSPNLYSMSVF